The following are encoded in a window of Bacillus xiapuensis genomic DNA:
- the rplS gene encoding 50S ribosomal protein L19, translating to MHKLIQELTQEQLRTDLPAFRAGDTVRVHVKVIEGTRERIQVFEGVVIKRRGGGISETFTVRKISYGVGVERTFPLHTPKIAKIEVIRRGKVRRAKLYYLRNLRGKAARIKEIR from the coding sequence ATGCATAAATTGATTCAAGAACTTACTCAGGAACAGCTTCGCACAGATCTTCCGGCTTTCCGTGCTGGAGATACTGTCCGCGTACACGTTAAAGTTATCGAGGGTACTCGCGAGCGTATCCAGGTATTTGAAGGTGTGGTTATCAAGCGTCGCGGAGGCGGAATTAGCGAGACATTCACTGTCCGCAAAATTTCTTACGGTGTTGGCGTTGAAAGAACCTTCCCGCTTCATACACCAAAGATTGCTAAAATCGAAGTTATTCGCCGCGGTAAAGTTCGCCGTGCTAAACTTTACTATTTACGCAATCTGCGTGGTAAAGCAGCTCGTATTAAAGAAATCAGATAA
- the lepB gene encoding signal peptidase I has translation MAKAKSEFWEWTKAFLIAIGLAAIIRYFIIAPIVVDGESMMPTLQNGDWMIVNKIGEPERFDIVVFHAPENKDYIKRVIGLPGDTVEYKDDKLYINGKYYEEPYLDEYKKQAGGQLTPDFTLEEIIARKTVPEGEIFVLGDNRLRSKDGRHIGTISMDKVVGDTSVVFWPLNRMRLVD, from the coding sequence TTGGCAAAGGCAAAAAGCGAATTTTGGGAATGGACAAAAGCTTTTTTAATTGCAATTGGGTTAGCGGCAATCATACGTTACTTTATCATTGCGCCCATTGTAGTAGACGGAGAATCCATGATGCCCACATTGCAAAATGGAGACTGGATGATTGTAAACAAAATTGGCGAGCCGGAACGGTTTGACATTGTTGTTTTCCATGCTCCTGAAAATAAAGATTACATAAAAAGGGTCATTGGACTGCCGGGCGATACGGTCGAGTACAAGGATGACAAATTATATATAAACGGGAAATATTATGAAGAGCCGTATTTAGATGAATATAAAAAACAAGCGGGCGGCCAGCTGACTCCTGATTTCACGCTGGAGGAAATCATCGCCCGCAAGACCGTGCCGGAAGGAGAGATCTTCGTATTAGGGGATAATCGTCTAAGAAGCAAAGACGGCCGGCATATAGGAACGATCAGTATGGATAAGGTGGTTGGCGATACGAGTGTAGTGTTCTGGCCTTTAAACAGAATGCGTCTCGTAGACTGA
- the ylqF gene encoding ribosome biogenesis GTPase YlqF, with translation MTIQWFPGHMAKARREVTEKLKLVDIVFELVDARLPMSSRNPMIDDIIQQKPRLVLLNKADMADPALTAKWLSYFEREGIRALAINSQAGSGLQAINKAAKDILRPKFERMKARGIKPRAIRAMIVGIPNVGKSTLINRLAKKNIAKTGNMPGVTKAQQWIKAGKELELLDTPGILWPKFEDQETGYKLALTGAIKDTVLNLQDVAVFALRFLEAHYPQRLKERFQLEDPPEEIVEIFNHIAKLRGCLTSGAEVDYDKTTDLIIREIRGEKLGKLTFDIPPSPSE, from the coding sequence TTGACAATTCAATGGTTTCCCGGCCATATGGCCAAAGCCCGCCGGGAAGTAACGGAAAAGTTAAAGCTCGTAGATATTGTATTTGAATTAGTAGATGCTCGTCTTCCAATGTCATCGAGAAACCCGATGATTGATGACATCATTCAGCAAAAGCCAAGACTCGTCTTATTGAATAAAGCGGATATGGCGGACCCTGCATTGACCGCCAAGTGGCTGTCTTATTTTGAGCGGGAAGGAATCCGAGCGCTAGCGATTAATTCGCAAGCCGGCAGCGGGCTGCAAGCGATCAATAAAGCAGCCAAAGACATCCTGCGGCCAAAGTTTGAGCGCATGAAAGCGCGCGGCATTAAACCGCGGGCCATCCGGGCCATGATCGTCGGCATTCCCAATGTCGGCAAATCGACATTGATTAACCGTCTGGCGAAAAAAAACATTGCCAAGACGGGTAATATGCCGGGAGTAACAAAAGCCCAGCAATGGATTAAAGCCGGCAAAGAACTGGAACTTTTAGATACACCAGGGATTTTATGGCCGAAATTTGAAGACCAAGAGACCGGCTATAAGCTGGCGTTAACCGGTGCGATTAAAGATACGGTATTGAACTTGCAGGATGTCGCCGTCTTTGCTCTGCGCTTTTTAGAAGCGCATTATCCTCAGCGTTTAAAGGAACGTTTCCAGCTGGAGGATCCGCCTGAGGAAATCGTGGAGATCTTCAATCATATCGCAAAGCTACGCGGCTGTTTAACAAGCGGAGCAGAAGTCGATTATGACAAAACAACCGATTTGATTATCCGCGAGATCCGCGGCGAAAAGCTCGGAAAGCTCACTTTTGATATTCCTCCATCCCCATCTGAATAA
- a CDS encoding ribonuclease HII translates to MTKPISEIKKIIKEIVSEDDPRLQEWLQDPRKGVQQAVQQWYKAQEKMKKEQMQFKEMLTYETGLWTQGIERIAGIDEVGRGPLAGPVVAAAVVLPSDVYLPGINDSKKLSASKRERFYDILMETADVGIGIIPSSDIDRINIYEATKLAMIQALGKLNGHPEYLLIDAMELNVLIRQTSLIKGDAKSASIAAASIIAKVTRDRLMKKYSLTYPHFGFDKNMGYGTKEHLAGLREFGPCPIHRTSFSPVKEMMGLLKN, encoded by the coding sequence ATGACAAAGCCCATTTCTGAAATAAAGAAAATCATCAAAGAAATTGTATCTGAGGACGATCCCCGGCTGCAAGAGTGGCTGCAAGACCCTCGCAAAGGCGTTCAGCAGGCCGTACAGCAATGGTACAAAGCTCAGGAAAAAATGAAAAAAGAGCAAATGCAGTTCAAAGAAATGCTAACTTATGAAACCGGGTTATGGACTCAAGGGATCGAGCGTATCGCAGGGATTGATGAAGTGGGAAGGGGACCGCTGGCGGGGCCTGTAGTGGCCGCGGCGGTTGTTCTCCCCAGCGATGTTTACTTGCCGGGAATCAATGATTCTAAGAAGCTCAGCGCATCCAAACGCGAACGGTTTTACGACATCCTTATGGAAACAGCCGATGTGGGAATTGGCATCATCCCTTCCAGCGACATTGACCGGATCAATATTTATGAAGCGACAAAACTGGCAATGATCCAAGCGCTTGGGAAATTAAATGGACATCCAGAGTATTTGCTCATTGACGCAATGGAGCTGAACGTTCTCATTCGGCAAACCTCGCTGATTAAAGGAGATGCCAAAAGTGCGTCCATTGCAGCTGCTTCCATCATAGCCAAAGTGACAAGGGACCGTTTAATGAAAAAGTACTCTTTAACCTATCCTCATTTTGGATTTGATAAAAATATGGGGTACGGGACGAAGGAGCATCTAGCAGGATTGAGAGAGTTTGGCCCTTGTCCCATTCATCGCACAAGCTTTTCCCCAGTAAAAGAGATGATGGGACTGCTAAAAAACTGA
- a CDS encoding EscU/YscU/HrcU family type III secretion system export apparatus switch protein, translating to MKNEEKRTQAAALSYRPESHAPVLLAKGKGKIADSIIAKAIEHNIPVQEDPNLVELLGKLEINESIPEELYQAVAEVFAFIYRLDQERK from the coding sequence ATGAAAAATGAAGAGAAAAGAACGCAGGCAGCTGCTCTTTCTTATCGCCCGGAAAGTCATGCGCCAGTGCTGCTAGCAAAAGGAAAAGGGAAAATAGCGGACAGCATCATCGCCAAGGCGATAGAGCATAATATTCCCGTACAGGAGGATCCAAATCTTGTGGAGTTATTGGGAAAGCTGGAAATCAATGAATCCATTCCTGAAGAGCTGTATCAAGCTGTTGCTGAAGTTTTTGCTTTTATTTACCGCCTTGATCAGGAGAGGAAATGA
- the sucC gene encoding ADP-forming succinate--CoA ligase subunit beta, with amino-acid sequence MNIHEYQGKEILRSYGVAVPNGKVAFSVEEAVAAAKELGTDVCVVKAQIHAGGRGKAGGVKVAKSIDEVRTYADEILGKQLVTHQTGPEGQEVKRLLIEEGCDIQKEYYLGLVLDRATSQVVLMASEEGGMDIEEVAAATPEKIFKEYIDPVLGLMPYQARRIAFSMNIPAKLVNKAVKFMMGLYTAFIEKDASIAEINPLVVTGDGNVMALDAKFNFDSNALFRHKDIVDYRDLEEEDPKEIEASKYDLSYISLDGNIGCMVNGAGLAMATMDIIKHYGGDPANFLDVGGGATAEKVTEAFKIILSDKNVKGIFVNIFGGIMKCDVIATGVVEAAKQVGLSVPLVVRLEGTNVDLGKKILRESDIDIVAAESMADGAEKIVELVSK; translated from the coding sequence ATGAATATCCATGAGTATCAAGGTAAAGAAATCCTCAGAAGTTACGGGGTTGCCGTTCCGAACGGCAAGGTTGCGTTTTCTGTAGAAGAAGCAGTGGCAGCTGCGAAAGAATTGGGGACAGACGTTTGCGTAGTGAAAGCCCAAATTCACGCGGGCGGCCGCGGAAAAGCTGGCGGTGTAAAAGTAGCAAAGAGCATTGATGAAGTACGTACATATGCGGATGAAATTTTAGGCAAACAGCTTGTTACTCATCAAACGGGTCCTGAAGGCCAAGAAGTGAAGCGCTTACTTATTGAAGAAGGCTGCGATATTCAAAAGGAATATTACCTTGGTCTTGTTCTGGATCGCGCCACTTCGCAAGTCGTTTTAATGGCTTCAGAAGAAGGCGGGATGGACATTGAAGAAGTAGCGGCAGCAACGCCTGAGAAAATTTTCAAAGAGTATATTGACCCTGTTTTAGGCTTGATGCCATATCAAGCTCGCCGCATTGCATTTAGCATGAATATACCAGCAAAGTTAGTGAATAAAGCAGTGAAATTTATGATGGGCCTTTACACAGCGTTCATAGAGAAGGATGCCTCTATCGCAGAAATTAATCCGCTAGTGGTAACCGGAGACGGCAACGTAATGGCTTTGGATGCAAAATTCAACTTTGATTCCAACGCTTTATTCCGTCATAAAGACATTGTAGATTACCGTGATTTAGAAGAGGAAGATCCAAAAGAAATCGAAGCGTCCAAATACGACTTAAGCTATATCTCGCTTGATGGAAATATCGGCTGCATGGTGAATGGAGCGGGGCTTGCGATGGCAACGATGGATATCATTAAGCATTACGGCGGCGATCCGGCCAACTTCCTGGATGTTGGCGGTGGCGCAACAGCTGAAAAGGTAACAGAAGCCTTCAAGATCATTCTTTCTGACAAGAATGTGAAGGGCATCTTTGTGAACATCTTCGGAGGAATTATGAAATGTGACGTCATTGCAACCGGCGTAGTGGAAGCTGCTAAGCAAGTTGGCCTCAGCGTGCCGTTAGTCGTTCGCTTAGAAGGAACAAATGTTGATTTAGGGAAGAAGATTTTACGCGAATCGGATATCGATATTGTTGCTGCTGAATCCATGGCCGACGGTGCAGAAAAAATTGTTGAACTAGTGAGCAAATAA
- the sucD gene encoding succinate--CoA ligase subunit alpha, with protein MSVFVNKDTKVIVQGITGSTALFHTKQMLEYGTKIVGGVTPGKGGTEAEGVPVFNTVKEAVEKTGANASVIYVPAPFAADAIVEAVDAELDLVICITEHIPVLDMVKVKRYMKDKKTRLIGPNCPGVISPGECKIGIMPGYIHTKGHVGVVSRSGTLTYEAVHQLSQAGIGQTSAVGIGGDPVNGTDFIDVLKAFNEDPETKAVIMIGEIGGTAEEDAARWIKENMDKPVVGFIGGRTAPPGKRMGHAGAIISGGKGTADEKIRVMNECGIAVAETPAVMGETLIKVLKEKGLYDECKTH; from the coding sequence ATGAGTGTATTTGTAAATAAAGATACGAAAGTAATCGTTCAAGGTATTACTGGTTCTACGGCTCTTTTTCATACGAAACAAATGCTTGAATACGGCACCAAAATCGTTGGCGGAGTAACCCCGGGAAAAGGCGGCACAGAAGCAGAGGGAGTGCCTGTATTTAACACCGTGAAAGAAGCGGTTGAAAAGACTGGAGCCAACGCTTCGGTTATTTATGTTCCTGCTCCGTTTGCAGCCGATGCGATTGTGGAAGCTGTAGATGCTGAGCTGGACTTAGTCATTTGCATTACGGAACATATACCTGTATTAGATATGGTGAAAGTAAAGCGGTATATGAAGGATAAGAAAACCCGCTTAATCGGACCGAACTGTCCTGGAGTCATTTCACCTGGCGAATGTAAAATCGGCATCATGCCCGGCTATATTCATACGAAGGGGCATGTTGGCGTCGTTTCCCGTTCCGGCACCTTGACGTATGAAGCGGTTCACCAGCTCTCACAAGCCGGAATCGGTCAGACTTCCGCAGTAGGAATCGGCGGCGACCCTGTCAATGGCACGGATTTTATTGACGTGCTAAAAGCGTTTAATGAAGATCCGGAAACAAAGGCTGTTATTATGATTGGCGAGATCGGAGGAACAGCTGAAGAAGACGCGGCTCGCTGGATTAAAGAGAACATGGATAAACCAGTTGTCGGATTTATCGGCGGCCGGACAGCCCCTCCAGGAAAGCGCATGGGTCATGCAGGAGCGATTATTTCCGGAGGCAAGGGTACTGCTGATGAGAAAATCCGCGTGATGAATGAATGCGGAATCGCGGTAGCTGAAACACCGGCTGTCATGGGTGAGACATTAATCAAAGTGCTGAAAGAAAAAGGCTTATACGATGAGTGCAAAACTCATTAA
- the dprA gene encoding DNA-processing protein DprA: MKEVAKRIIHLQHCRKIGWKSIFNLLKQDSRLENLYHYSAPQLSSLLNLPITEAASIRHQLHHQSMNAILTEYHNQGISFIPLFSKQYPKLLLTLPQPPWGIYAAGDLSLLQASRKLAIVGARKANEYGARAIQMLMPDLVAHGCVIVSGLAKGIDAMAHREAIKCSGRTIAVIAGGFYHLYPAENKRLASEIIRSHLLLSEYPPCTRPEKWQFPARNRIISGLSLGTVVVQAGKSSGSLITAHCALEQGREVFCVPGMITDPLSAGTNDLLSDGAKLVRSSEDILNEISRE, from the coding sequence TTGAAGGAAGTAGCCAAAAGAATCATTCATTTGCAGCATTGCCGCAAAATAGGATGGAAGTCCATCTTTAATTTATTAAAGCAGGATTCGCGGTTAGAAAACTTATACCATTATTCAGCACCTCAGCTTTCCTCTCTGTTAAATCTCCCGATTACAGAAGCAGCTTCCATCAGACATCAGCTCCATCACCAATCCATGAATGCTATCCTAACAGAATACCATAACCAAGGCATCTCGTTTATTCCTCTTTTTAGCAAGCAATATCCTAAGCTCCTGCTAACGCTTCCGCAGCCGCCGTGGGGGATTTATGCGGCTGGCGATCTATCCTTGCTGCAAGCTAGCCGGAAGCTGGCGATTGTCGGAGCCCGCAAGGCGAATGAATACGGAGCCCGAGCCATTCAAATGCTTATGCCTGATTTAGTCGCTCACGGCTGTGTCATTGTCAGCGGACTGGCTAAAGGGATTGATGCGATGGCTCATAGGGAAGCGATCAAATGCTCGGGTCGTACTATAGCCGTCATTGCCGGAGGCTTCTACCATCTTTATCCGGCTGAAAACAAGCGGCTTGCCAGTGAGATTATCCGTTCTCATCTGCTTTTATCAGAGTATCCTCCCTGCACTCGCCCGGAAAAATGGCAGTTTCCTGCAAGAAACCGAATTATCAGCGGCCTCTCCCTCGGTACGGTAGTCGTACAAGCAGGGAAAAGCAGCGGCTCTCTAATTACTGCTCATTGCGCATTAGAACAAGGGAGAGAAGTATTCTGCGTGCCGGGAATGATTACGGATCCTTTGTCGGCTGGGACAAACGACTTATTAAGCGATGGGGCTAAACTAGTCCGCAGCAGTGAGGATATTTTAAATGAAATTAGCAGAGAATAA
- the topA gene encoding type I DNA topoisomerase: MSDYLVIVESPAKAKTIERYLGKKYKVKASMGHVRDLPKSQMGVDIENKYEPKYITIRGKGPVLKELKTAAKKAKRVYLAADPDREGEAIAWHLAHSLDLDTASDCRVVFNEITKDAIKESFKHPRPINMDLVDAQQARRILDRLVGYNISPLLWKKVKKGLSAGRVQSVALRLIIDREKEIQNFKPEEYWTIDAQFLKGKHQFQASFYGKNGKKVSLKSEQEVKEILSAIQGNEFELASVTKRERRRNPAPPFTTSSLQQEAARKLNFRAKKTMMLAQQLYEGIDLGKEGTVGLITYMRTDSTRISDIAQKEAYEYVSSIHGKEYTKTSETKKDKKQAKAQDAHEAIRPTSVMREPSSLKEFLSRDQLRLYKLIWERFLASQMAAAIMDTVSADIVNGDITFRATGSKLKFPGFMKVYVEGTDDGQEEKDRQLPHLEKGDKVQSSDVDPKQHFTQPPPRYTEARLVKTLEELGIGRPSTFAPTLDTIQKRGYVALDNKRFIPTELGEIVYDLLAEFFADIIDVEFTAKMEKDLDGVEEGRVEWIQIIDEFYKGFEKHLTKAEEEMEQVEIKDEPAGEDCEKCGSPMVFKMGRYGKFMACSNFPDCRNTKAIVKEIGVKCPKCKDGNIIERKSKKRRIFYGCDQFPECEFLSWDKPIERKCPKCEQMLVEKRLKKGVQIQCTNCDYKEETQA; this comes from the coding sequence ATGTCGGATTATTTAGTGATAGTGGAATCCCCTGCAAAAGCAAAGACAATTGAACGCTATTTGGGGAAAAAATACAAAGTAAAAGCATCAATGGGCCATGTGCGCGATTTGCCTAAGAGTCAGATGGGCGTGGATATCGAAAATAAATATGAGCCTAAATATATTACAATTCGCGGAAAAGGTCCTGTATTGAAAGAATTGAAGACCGCAGCCAAAAAAGCGAAGAGAGTTTATCTCGCAGCAGACCCCGACAGAGAAGGGGAAGCGATCGCCTGGCATTTGGCCCACAGTTTAGATCTCGATACAGCTTCTGATTGCCGGGTCGTCTTTAATGAAATTACGAAGGACGCTATTAAGGAGTCGTTTAAGCATCCGCGTCCAATCAATATGGATTTGGTGGATGCTCAGCAAGCCCGCCGGATTTTAGACCGGCTCGTTGGGTACAACATCAGTCCGCTGCTGTGGAAAAAAGTAAAAAAAGGTTTAAGCGCCGGCCGGGTGCAGTCAGTTGCGTTGCGGTTAATCATTGACCGGGAGAAAGAAATCCAGAACTTTAAGCCGGAAGAATACTGGACGATTGATGCCCAGTTCTTAAAAGGAAAACATCAATTCCAAGCTTCCTTTTACGGCAAGAATGGAAAAAAAGTATCCTTAAAGTCCGAGCAAGAAGTAAAGGAAATACTTAGTGCTATTCAGGGGAATGAATTTGAACTGGCCAGCGTGACGAAAAGAGAGCGGAGAAGAAATCCAGCTCCGCCCTTTACGACTTCTTCCCTTCAGCAGGAAGCAGCCCGCAAGCTGAACTTCCGGGCGAAGAAAACAATGATGCTGGCGCAGCAACTATATGAAGGAATTGATCTGGGGAAAGAAGGAACCGTCGGTTTAATCACCTACATGAGAACGGATTCAACAAGAATTTCGGACATTGCTCAAAAGGAAGCTTACGAATACGTTTCTTCTATTCATGGCAAAGAATACACAAAAACATCGGAAACGAAAAAAGACAAGAAGCAAGCAAAGGCGCAAGACGCCCATGAAGCAATCCGTCCGACGAGTGTAATGAGAGAGCCAAGCAGTCTGAAGGAATTTTTGTCACGCGATCAGCTAAGACTGTACAAGCTGATTTGGGAACGTTTCCTGGCGAGCCAAATGGCAGCTGCTATTATGGATACGGTGAGTGCGGATATTGTCAATGGTGACATCACTTTCCGGGCTACTGGTTCAAAGTTGAAATTCCCAGGATTTATGAAGGTATACGTAGAAGGCACGGATGACGGACAAGAAGAGAAGGACAGGCAATTGCCTCATTTAGAGAAAGGCGATAAGGTGCAGTCTTCTGATGTTGATCCGAAGCAGCACTTTACGCAGCCGCCTCCAAGATATACGGAGGCAAGGCTGGTTAAGACGCTGGAAGAGCTGGGAATTGGCCGGCCTTCAACCTTTGCCCCAACGCTCGATACGATTCAGAAACGGGGATATGTAGCGCTCGACAATAAGCGTTTTATTCCGACAGAGCTCGGTGAGATCGTTTATGATTTGCTGGCGGAATTTTTTGCAGATATAATTGATGTGGAATTTACAGCGAAGATGGAAAAGGATCTAGACGGAGTGGAAGAAGGCCGAGTCGAATGGATACAGATAATTGATGAATTTTATAAAGGATTTGAGAAGCATTTAACTAAGGCTGAGGAAGAAATGGAGCAGGTGGAAATAAAGGACGAACCAGCTGGAGAGGATTGTGAGAAATGCGGCAGTCCGATGGTGTTCAAAATGGGCCGCTACGGTAAATTCATGGCTTGCTCTAATTTCCCGGATTGCCGCAACACAAAAGCCATTGTAAAGGAAATCGGCGTTAAGTGTCCGAAGTGCAAGGATGGGAATATAATAGAAAGAAAAAGTAAAAAAAGACGGATTTTTTACGGATGCGATCAATTTCCTGAATGCGAGTTCCTTTCTTGGGATAAGCCGATTGAGAGAAAATGTCCGAAGTGCGAGCAGATGTTAGTAGAAAAAAGACTCAAAAAAGGCGTCCAAATCCAATGCACAAATTGTGACTATAAAGAAGAGACGCAAGCTTAA
- the trmFO gene encoding FADH(2)-oxidizing methylenetetrahydrofolate--tRNA-(uracil(54)-C(5))-methyltransferase TrmFO, which produces MEQTVNVIGAGLAGSEAAFQIAERGIKVHLYEMRPVKQTPAHHTDKFAELVCSNSLRANALTNAVGVLKEEMRRLNSVIISAADDCAVPAGGALAVDRHEFAAKVTDRVKNHPNVTVFHEEVTEIPEGLTVIATGPLTSESLSQKLRNVTGEDYLYFYDAAAPILEKDSIDMNKVYLKSRYDKGEAAYLNCPMTEEGFDRFYEALISAETVPLKEFEKEIFFEGCMPIEVLAKRGKKTMLFGPMKPVGLEDPKTGKRPFAVVQLRQDDAAGTLYNIVGFQTHLKWGPQKEVIRLIPGLEQAEIVRYGVMHRNTFINSPKVLKATYQFKENDRLFFAGQMTGVEGYVESAASGLVAGLNAARLAQGKAPVVPPAETAIGSMARYITAASAKNFQPMNANFGLFPELSVKIKNKKERYEAQAARALETIRTFVKSL; this is translated from the coding sequence ATGGAGCAAACGGTTAATGTAATCGGTGCCGGTTTGGCGGGGAGCGAAGCGGCTTTTCAAATAGCGGAAAGAGGAATAAAGGTTCATTTATATGAAATGCGCCCGGTGAAACAAACTCCTGCTCATCATACAGATAAATTTGCGGAGCTCGTTTGCAGCAATTCATTGCGTGCGAATGCATTGACAAACGCGGTCGGTGTGTTAAAAGAAGAGATGAGACGTTTAAATTCTGTTATTATATCAGCAGCCGACGATTGTGCGGTTCCTGCTGGAGGGGCATTGGCAGTGGATCGCCATGAATTCGCCGCGAAAGTGACAGACCGCGTCAAGAATCATCCGAATGTAACGGTGTTCCATGAAGAAGTGACGGAAATTCCGGAAGGGCTGACGGTCATTGCCACAGGCCCTTTGACGAGCGAATCATTATCGCAAAAGCTAAGAAATGTAACGGGAGAGGATTATTTATATTTTTACGATGCAGCCGCTCCTATTTTGGAAAAAGACAGCATAGATATGAATAAGGTGTATTTAAAATCTCGGTACGATAAAGGGGAAGCCGCTTATTTGAATTGTCCAATGACCGAGGAGGGATTTGACCGTTTTTATGAAGCGTTAATATCTGCGGAAACCGTGCCTTTAAAAGAATTTGAAAAAGAAATCTTTTTTGAAGGATGCATGCCCATCGAGGTGTTAGCAAAGCGCGGCAAAAAAACGATGCTGTTCGGACCGATGAAGCCAGTTGGCCTAGAGGATCCGAAAACGGGTAAGAGGCCGTTTGCTGTTGTTCAATTGCGTCAAGATGATGCTGCGGGAACGCTATATAATATCGTCGGCTTCCAAACGCATCTTAAATGGGGACCTCAAAAAGAAGTCATTCGGCTGATTCCTGGTTTAGAGCAGGCAGAGATCGTCCGTTACGGCGTGATGCACCGCAATACGTTTATCAATTCGCCAAAGGTTTTGAAGGCAACCTATCAGTTCAAAGAGAATGACCGGCTGTTTTTTGCTGGCCAAATGACAGGTGTAGAAGGCTATGTGGAATCGGCAGCCAGCGGATTGGTGGCCGGCTTAAATGCAGCGCGCCTGGCACAGGGGAAAGCTCCGGTTGTACCGCCTGCCGAAACAGCGATAGGAAGCATGGCCCGCTATATTACTGCCGCCAGCGCGAAGAATTTCCAGCCGATGAATGCAAATTTTGGTTTATTCCCTGAACTTTCTGTCAAAATTAAAAATAAGAAAGAACGGTACGAAGCCCAGGCTGCCCGCGCTTTAGAAACAATTCGAACTTTTGTGAAAAGTTTGTAA
- the xerC gene encoding tyrosine recombinase XerC yields MSELFHNYSRDFIEYLQFEKNYSKSTIECYKYDIEEFFKFTTEQSITELAEIEYFDVRLYLTGLHEQNIARATIARKISSLRSFFRYLNREKLLSENPFSLVQQPKADKKLPSFFYEEEMEELFAVCEGNKPLQIRNKALLEILYATGIRVSECAAIQLKEIDFDMSVVLVHGKGNKERYVPFGSFAHQAIERYIKEARDPLMKAADHHPFLFVNHRGAPLTARGIRHILTNLISQASLTTHIHPHMLRHTFATHLLNNGADLRTVQELLGHAHLSSTQIYTHVTKEHLRKSYLLHHPRA; encoded by the coding sequence ATGTCCGAACTTTTCCATAACTATTCGCGTGATTTTATAGAATATTTGCAGTTTGAAAAAAATTATTCAAAGTCTACTATTGAATGTTACAAATATGATATCGAAGAATTTTTTAAGTTCACTACTGAACAAAGTATTACCGAGCTTGCAGAAATTGAATATTTTGACGTGCGATTATATTTAACTGGTCTGCACGAACAAAACATAGCTAGAGCAACCATCGCCAGAAAAATTTCCAGCTTGCGGAGCTTTTTTCGTTACCTGAATAGAGAAAAGCTGCTTTCTGAAAATCCCTTTTCGCTCGTTCAGCAGCCAAAAGCGGATAAAAAACTTCCGTCCTTCTTTTATGAAGAAGAGATGGAAGAGCTTTTTGCTGTTTGTGAAGGAAATAAGCCGCTGCAAATCCGCAATAAAGCTTTGCTGGAAATATTGTACGCTACCGGTATTCGGGTGAGTGAATGCGCAGCGATTCAATTGAAAGAAATTGATTTTGATATGTCCGTTGTATTGGTTCACGGCAAAGGCAATAAAGAAAGGTATGTGCCATTTGGAAGCTTTGCGCATCAAGCGATCGAACGATACATAAAGGAAGCGAGAGATCCGTTGATGAAAGCGGCCGATCATCACCCTTTTCTATTTGTCAATCATCGTGGCGCTCCCTTGACAGCAAGAGGCATCCGTCACATTTTAACGAATCTGATCAGTCAGGCATCGCTAACAACGCATATTCATCCTCATATGCTGCGGCATACGTTTGCTACACATTTGCTGAATAATGGAGCGGATTTGCGGACAGTCCAAGAGCTTTTAGGGCATGCCCACTTGTCTTCAACGCAGATTTATACTCACGTAACAAAGGAACACTTGCGGAAAAGCTATTTATTGCATCATCCGCGCGCCTAA